TTGCATCTCGCGGAGGACTTCCCCGGTGCGGGTTGAAAGCAGGGTGTACGTGTTCTGGTCCGGATGGAAATAGGCGAGTACATCTTCGTCGCCGATTAACCCTGTGTTGCGATCGGCCCACAATCCACCCTGCGGGTTCAGATCCGTTCGCTTCCACAGCAGGCGGCCGTTTCCGGGATCGATGCATGTCACGGCTCGGGATGTCTGCACAATGCAGAACCCTTCACCGACGGGGCCGAGCTCCACTCGGTGTTTACGGTCGCCGCAGCGGACTCCGTGATGCGGCGTGTATCGGGCGACACCGGCTTCGTCATGGGTGCAGCTCAGCGATCTGCTGGCCAGGATCGAGCAGTGATTCGCCACGCCGCGTTCCCAGATCGGCTTCCCTTCCAGAAGCGAGATTCCATAAAGGCGACCTTCTGCGATAACGGGCAGAAGATGGCCCGTCTGCTTCGAAGTTCCATTGCCCAGACTGACCCGAGATCCCGGCAGCACGAACTCGCAACGGACACGGCCGGTGTGGCGATCGAGGAACATCACGTGCTGCTCCTCGACAGAGGATCCGCTCGAGTCGTCGCTGTTCTGCATCGCGGCCAGCACTTCAGAAGACCCGGAGTCGAGTTCGTTTCGTTCGTAAGTTCTGTGGACCATCAACCATCCCTGTCGCGTGTTCTCGTGCAGGAGCCGCGACTTCATGAACGGCCCGTCGTGAAGCAACGGATAGGAAGGTCTGCTCGTGATGGAAACACTTTGCACGGGAGCCAGTGGCCCGTTGGCCTGGCGGTAAGCCCGCCACGTCGGATGCTGACGATCGAAGTGCACCATGAAGTTCTGGTCCGCAGAAACCACGCTGAGTTGTTCCGGATCCGGCGTGGTGTGTCCGAGCAGTTTCAGGAAATGACTGTCTCCGCTGTCGGCGTTGAACAGTTCCGGCTGCCAGTTGAGCTGGGTGTGCCGTTTCATCGTATCCATTGAGGACGAAAGCTCCGCCAGATTCGCGGCGGCCAGGGTGTGGCAGTCCAGTTTCGAATACAGCGAAATCAGTCCCTGCATGGCATAGTGCCGCGTCGCCGGCAGGCACGACTTCTTCATGCTCAGCAGGATTAACTCGGCTCGCTGATACGCTCCCGTTCTCGCGGCTCGTTCAGCCAGTTCTCGTGCGACATGATCCCGCAGTTCGTGAATCTCATTGGAGTCCGATTCCGACCAGCCGCCTTCCTCCTCCGAGCATTCGCCAGACGCGACGGAAACGCTCTGGTTCTCGAAGTCATCTGAAAGCAGCTCCAGGAACGTCTCCAGTTGAGGAACACTCAGGAGCCCGAGTTGAGACAGACGATCATCGCGAATCTCGGCAATCAGTTTCTTCCGCTCTTCGCGAGACAGTTCACCGAGCAACTGGCTGTAGATTCCGGGAATCCAACTGGTCGAAGTTGTGACATGACCGGGATGTCCGCTGGCGGGGATGGCGATGTGCAGCCCGATGCTGGCAAATCGATCGGTCGCCTGCCACAGTCCGGCTGTGTCCCGCGCGACGATCAGGTGTTCAATCTCTTTGACCAGGAAGCGAGCTCGCTGTTCCTCATTCTCAACCAGACTTTCGATCTCCTCAAGCAGTGCCACGCTTTCGTTGCGGCTGCTGAGTCGACGATCTTCTTCCAGTTTCTGGTAGAGCAATTCCCGATACAGATTCACTGTCGTCTGACGCGTGTCGCGGTCAGCCATCGCGAGTTGCATCGCCTGGCGGAGATGTCTTCCGGCTTCATCGGTGCGACCCATGATGACCTCGGCTTCCGCGAGAGTTTGCAACTGCGTTTCGCTGAGAGCATCGGCTTTGGCAACCTCGTTTAATTCTCTGATGACGGCTCCAGCCTGGCGGAAGGCCACGACTCGGTCGATGCCGACTGAAACGATCAGATCCCGATAAGACATGAGGTTGCCGAGAGGAAACTGATAGCGATCGCTTGTCGAAGGCTGCTCGTCGAGACGGCCATCCTGCAGCCGCAGATCGGAACCGACCGACCGGCCGTCCGAGATATTCAAGGCAATGATCTGACCCGATCGTCCCGCTCGAGCAGCCGAATCGGCACTCTCCTGTGGAGTAGCCGGAAGAATCGACCGCTCATCAGCGACTGGCAGGAGGAAGACGTCGCCCACCTGAATTCCGTGCCCGCACACGATTCCGGTCTGCGTTTCCCACAGATTCTCCCCAGTCTCCGGATTCACGGCGCGGCAATTGTGGCTACCAACAACGAGCAGGAATTCCTCTTCGCGATTTTGCGAGTCGACGTGAGTTGTCGAGACTCCCGCCAGATACTCGGCACCTTTTCGCGGAATGGACCAGAGGGCTTCTCCTGTACGCAGATCGCAGCACTGAATCGACTGCGAGCGATCCGGCAGGACAATCACCTGATCTCCGCAGACCACCGGATAATTGAATGCTCCGGGATGCGAGTATCGTGTTGACTGAGAGTAGGTCCAGCGACCCGAAGCCTGACGGCTGTCGGAGTCTGCGTAGCAAACTGTCCAGGCAAGGGTGCCGAGGTCGGCATGCAGGGCGATCAGCTGGCCGTTGCCATTGTCGCAGAGAATCAGACCATTCGTGCAGATGAGCGGAATCGCCTGATTCGCCCGCACAACATCATGGGCCAGGGGCCGGTCTACATAGCTGATCGACTGAGTCCAGATCAGCCGACCGGTTGCGGACTCCAGAGCGGACACACAGATCTGGCTGTCGAACTCACTGACAACAAAGGCGATCGTTCCGGAGATCGTCGGCGAACCGAAGAAGAAATGGCCGGCCAGATCATGTGGCCGCGCATCAGAGGGGCCGTCCACCCGAGTCAACAGGCCACGGTAGTCGATCGACCACTCCGGCACTGCCGCTGAGGTCGTGTCGGTTTCCGGGGACAGCTCAAGCGCGACGAGCCGGTTTGTCAGGACCGCCACATCCTCCGCATTGTGATGAGCTGGGCTGGACTCATCGAGCGGAGGATAGGCGGCTGTTCGATTGAAAGCAGGGTCGGGACGTCGCTGAATGTCTTCGACGGCAAAGATCCGTTCGCCGTCGGTCGAAAGCCGGCTGATGACAGAATTGGAAATGTGCAACCGTTCCAGGCCCGGGTGACTGGTCGTGATTCCCGTGTACGGATCGACCTGCTGCTCATACACGACCGAGAGCGGGCTCTGACTTTGGTATTGCCATAATGGCTGCTCTGATGAAGCCCGGGATTGCGAGGGCAGGGGATAGGCGCTGATGACATCGAGATCCCGGAACACGAGCACATCACCCGCACAGACTGCGAAGAGCGAGGTAATCGCCGGTTGAAGTTGCTCGCTGCGTTGTGCCGACCAGTCTTCAAGGCTGGCTCGCAGCGTCCTCGACTCCGTCTCAGGCTGTAGTCCGAAAGCCTGGCGTAAGATCTGCCACTGAACACTCGACATGGGCGAGGAATGTTTGAGCGCCGTGCCAGACGTTAACTGACGTCCATGGTGCCAATCGCTATTATCGCTAATTATGCTCGTATGGTAGTCCGACAGCTCACGGCTCATCGCGAGCAGGGCTTCGGGTCTCGCAACCCTGGACTCCGACAGCGCTGATTCAAGAGCGGGGGCATCGAGCGTCGCTGCGGCCACGTGGGCCCGAGCATAAAATGCTTCCGGCAGATGACGGGTATGGCGTCGCGATTCCAGCAGCTCCGTCATCCCACGGATCGACTGCTCCAGTTCGCCCTTGTCCCAGGCGTTGCTGATCAGCTTCAACATCGCCGTCCGGCCTGCATCCGTCTCGAAATAGCAGCGGGCCACATGGCGGCAACTGTCAGCGTCGTTCACGTCGAGCAGAGCCTGGGCCTTCGAGCCGTAGAGCTGTTCGTAGACGGACCAGAGACCGCGATAGCGGTTAAACACGTCGGCCGACAGCTGACGAATCGTGCGGATCTGCTGCCCGCTCGTCCATTCGAAGGAATCATTCGGCTGATCCATGAGCTGCTGGTAGATGCCGGCGGCTTCGACCCACTGTTCTTCATTCGCCAGGGCTTCGAACCGATCGAGCATCACGGCCAGATCCGGCCGGCGCAGCAATGTCTGGTTCACGACCCGTTCACGGCGGAAATCTGTGTCAGCTTCATAGAATGGAGAGTCTTCCGCGGCAACACGAGTGACGGCGGTTGAGAGGGAAACAACGGCCAGCACGCTCGAGAGAAACTGGAACCGCCGGTTCGCTTTCACGGAAGAATCGGACCTGGGGCGGGAAGAGTTTCTGCGAGGCAGATCTGATGTCTGCTTGCGGCGAAACTTCGCCATGCTGCGTAATCGCTGCATTGTCTTCTCCTCATGAGAATGACCAGGAAGTCTTTTCCTGGAGCGTCTTGCCCCTGGGTAAGTCGGATTCCTGCCCGGAAGAAAAGCGTGTGCCAGGACTCGCTTTTTCCTCAGCCAGATCAGTCCGACAAACACGGCACGTTGTAGTTCTCGAGGTGCGAAGCAAAAGCCATGCCTAATAAGTTTGCGGCCTTCACCGCAAAACTTCGTCGCATGCTGGAGATCGAGCCCTGAGGGCAAGACCCTCACCGGCAACCGGCAGCGTGATTCACACTGTCGGCGATCGTTCAGCTTGCAGATGCCCTGCTCATAAAGAGTTAGGGCATCCTGTTGTCTTCAGGTCGGAGGAAAACCGCTCGCTTGGGCGGGCGATTTCACCGTCAGTCATCTACGTCTGTTGATACGCTTCAGACCGAATTGAAAGTGGCGACGTCGTTTGTCTCAGGCATTCATGTTGAAAAAGTATGCAGCCAGCCGCTTTGCATGCGGCTGAAATCATTCTGGGGGAAGAAAACTCCGGGAGTCAGCAGTTCCAGAGCAAAGATCAGCCTTCCGAGGTGATTCCGCTCTTCGTTTTCCTTGCGATCCGCTGGTTTTCTCCAGTGATTTGTCGAATGAATCGGCAAGTCACGACGCTGTGCACAGGGCACCAACTCTAAATATCGGTCATCCGCGGGACGGGATTTAACACAAAACTCGTTTTCTTCCTAGTGAGAAATCTGAATATGGCGGAAGTACGACAGCCCGATCCTCAGGTCGGCCGCAACCGGATTCCCGTTCGTTGTGCGAGAGTGCCTCTTAATGAAGCACCGGGCGTTGAGGCATCGGCAGAGAATAGCCCTGGAGTCCATCTCCATGACGGACTGTTCGAAAACGGACTCGCAGGTCGATTCAAATCGGCTAAACTCAGGGGACTGCCCCTGTCGAACCTCATTTGTCCTGATCCTGTGATGCAGGCACATCTGAAGATGATCTGACATCGACTCTGATACGCATACTGAAGGAAGGATCGGATGAAGCTGGGAATTCTGTCGTGCAGCCCGAACTGTTACAGCACGCGTCGACTCCGTGAAGCAGCGGAGTACCGCGGACACAAAGTCAAAGTGCTCAACACGCTCCGATTCAGTATTGATGTCGCCCAGGGCGATCCCGATCTTTACTATCGCGGCAAGCCTCTCAGCGACTACGACGCTGTGCTTCCGCGGATCGGCAATTCGATCACCTACTTCGGCACCGCCGTTGTACGACAATTCGAGCAGATGGATGTCTTCTGTGCGAATTCGTCCAACGGGATCGCGAATTCCCGGGACAAACTCCGCAGTCTGCAGATCCTGAGTCGGCATCAGATCGGCATTCCAGAGACGACCTTCGTCCGGGATCGGTCCGACGTCATTCCGGCGATCGAACGCATCGGCGGGGCTCCGGTCATCATCAAGTTGCTCGAAGGAACGCAGGGCGTTGGCGTTATACTGGCCGATACCGTGAAGGTCGCAGAAGCGATTATCGAGACTCTGCAGAGTGCCCGACAGAATGTTCTTGTTCAGAAGTTCGTCAAAGAAAGCAAAGGGCGGGACATACGGGCCTTCGTGGTGGGCGATCGCGTTGTCGGAGCAATGCGGCGAATCGCCCAGGGGACCGAATTCCGCAGCAACGTGCACCGGGGCGGTCGGACCGAAGCGGTTAACCTGGATGAGAAGTTTCGCGAGACCGCGGTCCGGGCCGCACAAATCATGGGACTTCGCGTTGCTGGAGTCGACATGCTCGAGAGCAACGAAGGTCCCCAGATCATGGAGATCAATTCGTCGCCGGGGCTGGAAGGCATTGAGGGAGCGACCGATCTCGATATCGCCGGAGCGATCGTCGATTACATGTCGGCTGAAGTTTCTTTCCCCGATCTCGATATCCGGCAACGACTCACTGTGAGCCGTGGCTACGGGGTGGCGGAACTGTCGATTCGGGAAGGTTCGGAGATCGTCGGCAAGACGATTCTGGAATCGGGGCTGCGGGAACGGGACATTAACGTCCTCACGCTGAATCGAGCGACAATGATCATTCCCAATCCAAAATCAAGCCGCGTTCTGGAACCGGGCGATCGGCTGCTCTGCTTCGGAAAACAGGAAGCGATGCGAGATCTCGTGCCGGAGCGAACCCGCAAAGCCCGCCGACCCAAGGTCAAGAAGCTTCCCGATCAGAGCACTCCGCATTAAAGTGCAGTCATGCGGGCACTGCGGAATGACGACGCAGGCGGAGGATGACGAGAAGGAAGCGACGGCATGCCGGACCGAAAGTATCGACTGAAAAAGCGTTCGCCTCATCGCTGGGGAGACGTGAGAGTCGAACCGGGGCAGTCGGTGGAAGTGTCGCTGGTTGTCGCGGAAAGCTACAGCAGTCTCTCGATACCGATTCCGGTCATTGTGCAGCGGGGGTTGGAAGATGGACCAACCGTCTTCGTGACGGCAGCTCTGCATGGCGACGAGATTAACGGCACCGGCGCGATTCGGGAGTTAATCAGTCACCGGCGGCTGAACCTGTTGCGAGGAACGGTTATCTTTGTCCCCGTGGTCAACATTCTCGGGTTCGACCGTCACTCCCGCTATCTCCCTGATCGACGCGATTTGAATCGCTGTTTCCCCGGATCGATCGAGGGGAGTCTCGCGGGCCGCATGGCCCGGCTGATTTACGAAGAGATCATCGGCAGGTCCGACTACGGGATCGACCTGCATACGGCCGCCGTGCGGAGGACGAACTTTCCGAATGTGCGGGCCGACATGACCAACCCCGAGGTCGCCCGTCTTGCCAAAGCCTTCGGATGCGAAATCATCCTCAGTGGAACCGGACCGGATGGATCCTTTCGCCGCACAGCAACGGAAGCCGGTTGCCCGACCGTGATTCTGGAAGCCGGCGAAGTCTGGAAGGTCGAGCCCGGCGTAGTCGAGTACGCCGTGAACGGCATCCACTCCGTACTGTCCGAACTGCGAATGGTGGAAGGGCACCGAGCCGAACCCCCGTTTCAGGTGACGATCCAACGAACAAAATGGATTCGTGCCTCACGCGGCGGATTTCTGCACTTTCACGTGCGACCGGGAGATCTCGTTCGACGTGGCACGCCGTTGGCCACGAACTCGAGTCTCACCGGCGTTGAGAACAACGTGTTGATTTCTCCGGCGAAGGCCATCGTCCTCGGTATGACGACACTCCCGGCCATCGCCCCCGGCGATCCGATCTGTCATCTCGGGTTGATTCCAAAGCGGTACCGGGAACTTGAAAGAATTCAGGCATCGCTCACCCAGGACGACCTGCACGGGCGGGTCCTGGAACACCTCTCGACCAATATCAGAGTGACAGACAGACTGGAGCCGGAGTCGGACGACAGCGAAGGAATCGCTCAGGAGGAAACGACGGAATAATGACGCGACTGGCTTTGCTTCGTAAGAGATTCATGCGGAACACGAAGAGACTCCGCTTCCGCCGACCGAACGTGGGCGCGCGGCCCGGCGTGCTCGTTTTCTCGGATGAAGCGACCGAAACGCAGGTCAATTCCATCTGTTATTCGCCGGATGTCCTGCGGCACAATCCTGAGGACCTGGAAGACCTCGTCGCCAACAAAGACGTGCTTTGCTGGATCGACGTGCAGGGGCTGAAGAGCGAAGTCGAAATCAAGCGGATCGCAAAGCTCGCTTCGATTCCTGATCTGATGCTCGAAGACATCGTCAACGTTCCCCAGCGCAGCCGCAGCGATTCTGTCGATGGTCGACTGTTGATCGTGACCCGCATGATTCGACCGGACAAGACGGGAGCGATTTCGATCGAGCAGGTCAGTATTTACGTTTACGAGAACATCATCGTGACGTTCCAGGAAGAAGAAGGGGACGTGTTTTCCGCCATTCGTCAGCGACTCCACAATGCCAAAGGTCCGCTGCGAAACAGTAAGGCCGACTTCCTCGCTTACACGCTGCTCGCCACAATCGTCGATGCCTACTTCCCGCTGCTGGAACATATGGCTGACCGGCTGCAGATTCTGGAGCATTACGCCCTCATGCGGCCCACTTCGGGGCTGCTGCGGCATCTGGTCTCGGCTCGAAACGACGCTCTGAGGCTGCATCGGGCCGTCAAACCGCAGAAAGAGCTCTTCGCCGGGATGCTTCGAGACAAGACCAGTCTGTTGAGCGAGGAAGTCCGGATGTATCTCAACGACTCCCATGACCACACGATCCAGGCTGCCGATGTCACCGATACGCTTCGTGAGATGTCGATCAATCTGCTCAATCTCTACATGTCGTCGATGGCCAACCATACCAACGACAAAATGAAGGTGCTGACCATCATGGCCAGTATCTTCATTCCGTTGACGTTCATTGCCGGTGTTTACGGGATGAACTTCGATTACATGCCCGAGTTACACGTCGTCTGGGGATATCCAGCCGTCTGGATTGTCATGGCGGCGACCGCGATGGCCCTGATGATCTATTTCTATCGCAAAGGATGGATCACCGATCACAATCGAGATCTGGACCAGACGCTTCGCGAGCATTTCTCCGAGATCGCGACCCGCCATTCGGTCAAATAAACCTGCAGACTCCCGCGAGGCCCGGCATGACAGCGACATCTTCCACCGAACGAGTTCCAACTCCCACGGCTCCTCCAACATTCGGGCAACGGATCTTTCGTCGATTCATCGCCGGGGTGCTCTTCGTCCTGCCAGCCGTGGTGACGATCGCCGTGGTCTACCAGATTTATCTGCTCGTCAGTCACTGGATCATCGAACCGGTCGCCATGCTGATTATCCCGCCACGTCTGGAAAATCAGTACTGGCAGGCGATTGAAGATTACGTTACGCCGCCGCTCTCGCTGCTCGTGGTCCTGGGCGTGCTCTATCTGGCCGGCTATCTGTTTCAGACGCGGATTCGCACCTGGTTGAACTGGCTCTTTTCGCACGTTCCGGGTGTCTCGACGATCTACAAAGCGATACTCGACGTCGTTTACGCCTATCAGGGACCCGACGGCCTGAAGAAAATTGACGAAGTTGTTCTCGTGCCGTTCCCCAGCGACAAAGCCCGCATGGCGGGGTATCTGATGTCGCGAACGAAGGACGCGGCTACGGGCGAAGAACTCTGCTGTGTCTACATTCCGCTTTCGCTGTTTCCGCCCGCCGGGTACACGTTGATCTACCGGGCTGAAGACATCATCTTCACTGACTGGGATGCGGCGGATGGCTGGAAGATCCTGCTTTCCGCGGGATTGACGCTCCCCGATCAAATCCCGTTCCAGCTTAATCGCACGCCGGAATAGCAGGCGGATGAATCGCTGCCGGCGATTCTACTTCCCCAAACCGGTGTCGGTTGTTAAGTTATCAGTCGAAATAACGCATCCGGGCAGGGAGGGACGATGTGTTTCTGACGTGTTCCATTCGGCGCAAGCTGTTTGTGCAGTTTGGCTTAGTGTTTTCAATGCTATTGTTGATGGCCATAGCGTCCATCGTTGGGCTGGTTTCGTATCGGGACGTCGTGTCCGATCTCCAGTACAGCATTAACGATGCGCCACGAAAAGCCGAACTGATTGCCGCTGTGGACATTCTGTTCCAGCCGCTGCTGCTGCATCCGCCACAGACGGGCTTCGATCCCGCTGCGTTCGCACAGACCCAGCACGGCCAGTTCGGAACGGCTCTCCGACGTTCGAAGGTCGCCGTCCGCGATTTTCTCAGTCGCCTCGAAACCTTGCCCGATCAGTCATCGATTCAGATCGACGATTATTCTCTGCTGCGGCAACGCGTCGTCAATACGGTGCAGTACCTCGATGAAGAGTACGAACGGGGACGGATTATGGATCCCCGCCAGCGAGCCGAGGCTGTCAACTGTTGTCTTCAGCAGTTGAATGCCCTCAACCAGTTCATCAGCAGCGTGCCCGATCCATTTGATATCTTCCTGCCGCGTCTGGCCGAGGCCGAGAAGAATCTGCAGATGTGTCTGAACATCGTCGTGGTGTCCAGCGTCATCGCGCTGATTCTATTCCTCTGCGTCGTCGGCAGCAGCAATCACTGGATCTTCGAGCCGATCAAAACCCTGCACCGGGCGGCCAAGCGGGTCGCCAATGGCGACTTCCAGTACCGGGCGGAACTGTATACCAAAGACGAAATGAACGAACTGGCCGACGTCTTCAACCAGGTCACCGCCCAGTTCTACGAGATCAACCAGGACCTCGATCGAAAGGTCCGCGAGAAGACCAAGGCTCTGATTCGTTCCGAGCGGCTGGCCGGGGTCGGTTTCCTCGCGTCCGGTGTCGCTCACGAGATCAACAATCCGCTGCACGTGATCTCGACGATTTCCGAGTCTCTCGAAATGCAGGCCGAGACTGTTCTTTCAGGCTGCGACGAGTCGGACCGGGAGATGTTCACGAAGTATCTCTCGATGATTCAGACCGAAGCCTTCCGCTGTCAGGGAATCACGGAGAAACTGCTCAGTTTTGCCCGAGGTCAGGAGACGCCGCGAGCAATGACGGACCTGACGGAACTCAGCCGGGATGTCGTGAGCATGGTTTCGCATCTCAGCAAGTTTCGCGATCGCCACGTCGAACTTCTCACCCAGGAGTCGGTCTACGCGGAAGTGAACGCCGGCGAGATGAAACAGGTCGTGCTCAATCTGGTCTCGAACGCTCTGGAAGCGACAGAGAGCGGAGGACGTCTCGATATCGAGCTGATGTCGCTCGGAGACGAAGTCCAGCTGATCTTCCGCGACGATGGTTGCGGAATGACGCCCGAAGTGCAGGATCAGTTGTTCGATCCTTTCTTCACCCAGCGCAAGGGGGGCGGGGGAACCGGACTGGGACTCTCGATTACACTTCGAATTGTTGACGACCATGACGGGTCAATCGAAGTGTCCAGCGACGGCCTCGGCAAAGGAAGCACATTCCGGATCAAGCTTCCCCGCACGGCCAGTTCCGGCATCGTCGGTGAAGAATCCTACATCGCCAATGATCAGTCTTCGAGTTACTACGCGGCCTGATCGGAATCGCAATTTCGACGTCCCGATCGCCTCAGAGATCCACGGCAGCCAGATATGCAGGACGAAGCCTCTTACATCTGTGACTCGTGTGGCGAAGAGATCATCGTACCGATCGATCTCGCCGCTGGCTCTCATCAACAGTACGTCGAAGACTGCCCGGTTTGTTGCCACCCCAATGTCGTCCACGTCGAAGTGCTCGACGCAGAGACGATTCATGTCTGGGCGGAACCGGAGAGCGAGTGATCGGTCCTCAGAATCCCGCGAGGTCGTCTTCGTCCAGACCGTAGTCAGGGTCCACGGGATCGTGACGGGCTGTGGCCGAATCAATCGGCGTTCCGAGTACTTCATCCGGTCGCGGCACGTAGTCCTCGTCCAGATAGAATCCGGAGCCCACTTCCGTGCACAGACCAATCACCGAGTTGGCAATCTCCATCTCGACATCGTCGCACCGCCGTGATTTGTTCGTCGGTGCGGGAGTTATGGTCCGTTCGAACTGATCCAACTGTCCGAGACGCCGTGCGTCCATCAATGCGTAACGATCGAAGACCGCTTCCGCTTCGAATGGTTCTGGATCCTCTTCGATTTCGGTCACCGGAATGACGGAAATTTCGAATCGATCCTCGTCGTCAGATTCCTCCAGCGGAATCTGGGCGTGCGCTTCAAAGGAAGCGTCGTACTCGAGCTCGGCCATCTCGGTCTCGATGTCCCAGTTCTTATCGAATGGACAGTCCAGGCCCGAGGTTTCGCTGACCGTCGTCTGGTCGACATCGCGGGTGTGTGCGAGCGAACACTCAACTTCGTCCACGTTCTCGGCTGTCACTGGTTCGTCCTCAAACGAAGCCTCTTCGGCAACGGTCGGCTGTTTGCTGACCTGTTGTTCTTCCTGTTCGGCTCGCAATTCCATTTCGAGGGTTGCCAGCTCGAAGTCGCTCGTGCTTTCGTCGAGTGGTTCGTCATCGAGATCGATTTCGAGAGCCTCGAGATCATCGTCATCAATTTCGACAGCTTCAGGAATCTGGGGCGAGTGCTGTGAGACGGGTTCACGTCGGACCGGTTCAGCAGGAGCGCCCACTTCGAAACTCGTTGCTGACTCGATTTCGAGTTCGGCTTCTGTGGGAAGGTTCTGTCGCTGAACGTCGGACTCGCCGCCAATTTCGATCGTATCGGAGACGCCCTGTTCGAGCGTTTC
The genomic region above belongs to Rubinisphaera margarita and contains:
- a CDS encoding CPXCG motif-containing cysteine-rich protein, which produces MQDEASYICDSCGEEIIVPIDLAAGSHQQYVEDCPVCCHPNVVHVEVLDAETIHVWAEPESE
- a CDS encoding sensor histidine kinase, yielding MAIASIVGLVSYRDVVSDLQYSINDAPRKAELIAAVDILFQPLLLHPPQTGFDPAAFAQTQHGQFGTALRRSKVAVRDFLSRLETLPDQSSIQIDDYSLLRQRVVNTVQYLDEEYERGRIMDPRQRAEAVNCCLQQLNALNQFISSVPDPFDIFLPRLAEAEKNLQMCLNIVVVSSVIALILFLCVVGSSNHWIFEPIKTLHRAAKRVANGDFQYRAELYTKDEMNELADVFNQVTAQFYEINQDLDRKVREKTKALIRSERLAGVGFLASGVAHEINNPLHVISTISESLEMQAETVLSGCDESDREMFTKYLSMIQTEAFRCQGITEKLLSFARGQETPRAMTDLTELSRDVVSMVSHLSKFRDRHVELLTQESVYAEVNAGEMKQVVLNLVSNALEATESGGRLDIELMSLGDEVQLIFRDDGCGMTPEVQDQLFDPFFTQRKGGGGTGLGLSITLRIVDDHDGSIEVSSDGLGKGSTFRIKLPRTASSGIVGEESYIANDQSSSYYAA
- a CDS encoding ExeA family protein, encoding MYETHFHLKGRPFTSVPDPRFAYFSESFVHALNTLDLTVRQGVGIGLMTGAAGTGKTLLCKTLAEKLADDPLPVLLLNASFPTRSSLLQAILFELKRPYRRMTEQELRLELVSHGRDLAMYRTGIALIVDEAHMLKEHILEELRSLTNFIYQSRSVFRVVLSGQPVLEEVLARRSLQAINHKLEAHVCLDELTQKESVEFILTRVQECGGELLEMFDEAALELIVYAADGNPRCLNQLCDHACMLAFEGKASRVSVTHVQRALSELQKLPLHWNIPPTTEVETLEQGVSDTIEIGGESDVQRQNLPTEAELEIESATSFEVGAPAEPVRREPVSQHSPQIPEAVEIDDDDLEALEIDLDDEPLDESTSDFELATLEMELRAEQEEQQVSKQPTVAEEASFEDEPVTAENVDEVECSLAHTRDVDQTTVSETSGLDCPFDKNWDIETEMAELEYDASFEAHAQIPLEESDDEDRFEISVIPVTEIEEDPEPFEAEAVFDRYALMDARRLGQLDQFERTITPAPTNKSRRCDDVEMEIANSVIGLCTEVGSGFYLDEDYVPRPDEVLGTPIDSATARHDPVDPDYGLDEDDLAGF